In Streptomyces qaidamensis, one DNA window encodes the following:
- a CDS encoding SAM-dependent methyltransferase, which translates to MSDDSLRDRIDTSKPHSARFWNYFVGGKDNYEVDREIGDQIKSIFPGLVDVAVTSRRFLGRAVEYLAGEQGVRQFLDVGTGLPTADNTHEVAQRVAPDSRIVYVDNDPIVLAHANALLTSTPEGRTAYLDADLYDPEAVLKAAAGTLDLSRPVGLMILNTLGHVADYERARELVRRLMAGLPAGSHLVISDSTATSEGMIAASEAYNASGAVPYHVRPVAEIAGFFDGLELVEPGVVRVPEWRPRAFGDAGFGDGAVDAYCGVGRKP; encoded by the coding sequence GTGTCCGACGACAGCCTGCGTGATCGCATCGACACCTCCAAGCCGCACTCGGCCCGCTTCTGGAACTACTTCGTCGGCGGCAAGGACAACTACGAGGTCGACCGCGAGATCGGCGACCAGATCAAGTCGATCTTCCCGGGGCTCGTCGACGTGGCGGTCACGAGCCGCCGCTTCCTGGGGCGGGCCGTCGAGTACCTGGCCGGTGAGCAGGGCGTACGGCAGTTCCTGGACGTGGGTACCGGGCTGCCCACCGCCGACAACACGCACGAAGTGGCCCAGCGCGTCGCTCCGGACTCCCGGATCGTCTACGTCGACAACGACCCCATCGTGCTGGCCCACGCCAACGCCCTCCTCACCAGCACCCCCGAGGGCAGGACCGCCTACCTGGACGCCGACCTGTACGACCCGGAGGCCGTCCTGAAGGCCGCCGCCGGCACGCTCGACCTCTCCCGGCCGGTCGGCCTGATGATCCTCAACACCCTGGGCCACGTCGCCGACTACGAGCGGGCCCGCGAGCTGGTACGGCGGCTCATGGCCGGGCTGCCGGCCGGAAGCCACCTGGTGATCAGCGACAGCACCGCGACCAGCGAGGGCATGATCGCCGCGTCGGAGGCGTACAACGCGAGTGGTGCGGTGCCGTACCACGTCCGTCCGGTCGCCGAGATCGCCGGGTTCTTCGACGGGCTGGAGCTGGTGGAGCCCGGTGTGGTGAGGGTGCCCGAGTGGCGGCCAAGGGCTTTTGGTGACGCCGGTTTCGGTGACGGCGCCGTGGACGCGTACTGCGGGGTAGGGCGCAAGCCGTAG
- a CDS encoding glutathione peroxidase, whose amino-acid sequence MTTTNGSSPLDVEIGALQGGPADLSQYAGKAVLVVNVASKCGLTPQYTGLEKLHEQYAARGFSVLGVPCNQFLGQEPGSADEIAEFCSATYGVTFPMTEKVDVNGDDRHPLYDRLTGFADAEGHSGDIRWNFEKFLIGRDGRVVARFSPQTEPDSAEIVTAIEAELA is encoded by the coding sequence ATGACGACTACCAACGGTTCCTCTCCCCTCGACGTCGAGATCGGTGCGCTGCAGGGCGGTCCGGCCGACCTGTCCCAGTACGCGGGCAAGGCGGTGCTCGTGGTGAACGTCGCCTCCAAGTGCGGCCTGACCCCGCAGTACACGGGCCTCGAGAAGCTCCACGAGCAGTACGCCGCGCGCGGCTTCTCCGTCCTCGGCGTGCCCTGCAACCAGTTCCTCGGGCAGGAGCCCGGCAGCGCCGACGAGATCGCCGAGTTCTGCTCGGCGACGTACGGCGTGACGTTCCCGATGACCGAGAAGGTCGACGTGAACGGCGACGACCGGCATCCGCTGTACGACCGCCTGACCGGCTTCGCGGACGCCGAGGGGCACAGCGGGGACATCCGCTGGAACTTCGAGAAGTTCCTCATCGGCCGCGACGGCCGGGTCGTGGCCCGCTTCTCGCCGCAGACCGAGCCGGACTCGGCGGAGATCGTGACGGCGATCGAGGCCGAGCTGGCCTGA
- a CDS encoding ABC transporter ATP-binding protein: MTAVAVDGLLKRYGDHEAVRGVGFAVEEGEIFALLGPNGAGKTTTMEILEGFRHRDGGDVRVLGRDPGDKADGRWLRGQIGLVLQDIAVEPYLSVRETIARNAGYYPAPRGVDEVIDLVGLEEKRDAKVKDLSGGQKRRLDLALGVIGDPKLLFLDEPTTGFDPGARRGAWEVVRSLRDAGTTILLTTHYMDEAQALADSVAVIAGGRIVAAGTPDTIGGRDSALARIRFALPAGAAIDDVPIPVSDAEDGLVTAEAEEPTAALHRLTSWALDRGTPLERLTVEQPTLEDVYLGLTSTYAEQDASSPSTGRGSTPALAASARRGRRPGRSRR, from the coding sequence GTGACCGCGGTGGCCGTCGACGGCCTGCTCAAGAGGTACGGGGACCACGAGGCCGTGCGCGGCGTCGGCTTCGCCGTGGAGGAGGGCGAGATCTTCGCCCTCCTCGGACCGAACGGCGCCGGAAAGACCACCACCATGGAGATCCTGGAGGGCTTCCGCCACCGCGACGGCGGCGACGTCCGGGTCCTCGGCCGCGACCCCGGCGACAAGGCCGACGGGCGGTGGCTGCGCGGGCAGATCGGGCTCGTGCTCCAGGACATCGCCGTCGAGCCGTACCTGTCGGTGCGCGAGACCATCGCCCGCAACGCCGGCTACTACCCGGCCCCGCGCGGCGTCGACGAGGTCATCGACCTCGTGGGGCTCGAAGAGAAGCGGGACGCCAAGGTCAAGGACCTCTCCGGCGGCCAGAAGCGGCGGCTCGACCTCGCCCTCGGCGTCATCGGCGACCCGAAGCTGCTGTTCCTCGACGAGCCGACCACCGGCTTCGACCCGGGCGCCCGCCGCGGAGCCTGGGAGGTCGTACGGAGCCTGCGCGACGCCGGCACCACCATCCTGCTGACCACCCACTACATGGACGAGGCGCAGGCCCTGGCCGACTCCGTCGCCGTCATCGCCGGCGGGCGGATCGTCGCCGCGGGCACGCCCGACACCATCGGCGGACGCGACAGCGCCCTCGCCCGCATCCGGTTCGCCCTGCCGGCCGGTGCCGCCATCGACGACGTGCCGATCCCGGTCAGCGACGCCGAGGACGGCCTCGTCACCGCCGAGGCCGAGGAGCCGACCGCCGCCCTGCACCGGCTCACCTCCTGGGCCCTGGACCGGGGCACGCCCCTGGAGCGGCTGACCGTCGAGCAGCCCACCCTGGAGGACGTCTACCTGGGGCTGACCAGTACGTACGCGGAGCAGGACGCCTCGTCCCCGTCCACCGGGCGGGGCAGCACACCGGCCCTGGCGGCGTCCGCCCGCCGAGGGCGCCGACCCGGACGGAGCCGACGATGA
- a CDS encoding MarR family winged helix-turn-helix transcriptional regulator: protein MGNGAAGQVGVVAALVRAAFLVDGVYAEASRAYGLTPQQGQLLCVLMSRPYGMSELGETLGLAKSGLTGLVDRTVRRGLVRREADPRDGRAVRVGLTDQGAALAGKFYAETCRRMEALPSGLSGTERDRLARLLSRVVVDNEVPEVFVETATVSASGGSPS, encoded by the coding sequence ATGGGGAACGGGGCAGCCGGACAGGTGGGGGTCGTCGCCGCGCTGGTGCGTGCGGCGTTCCTGGTCGACGGTGTGTACGCGGAGGCCAGCCGGGCGTACGGACTGACGCCGCAGCAGGGGCAGTTGCTGTGTGTGCTGATGTCCCGGCCGTACGGCATGAGCGAACTCGGCGAGACGCTGGGGCTGGCGAAGTCGGGACTGACCGGGCTGGTGGACCGGACGGTGCGGCGAGGGCTGGTACGCCGGGAGGCCGACCCGCGCGACGGACGGGCCGTGCGGGTGGGACTGACGGACCAAGGAGCCGCGCTGGCCGGGAAGTTCTACGCCGAGACCTGCCGTCGTATGGAGGCGCTGCCGTCCGGGCTGAGCGGCACCGAGCGGGACCGGCTGGCCCGTCTGCTGTCGAGGGTCGTCGTGGACAACGAGGTTCCCGAGGTGTTCGTGGAGACCGCGACCGTCTCCGCTTCCGGCGGCTCACCCTCCTGA
- a CDS encoding ArsR/SmtB family transcription factor: protein MGWWQISADTLAGSRFVISPFAEAFASLRLLHAADAAHPGERRWLDAHLPAYRRRLARDPVTAQLIRAGIGREWTADFLSPAPRDGEPFEQEVARVRAADPEAARADLTVSLRGPVPAVLHRDDLPERAADLLTYVWTTAVRPYWSQRRHILEADVVARTARVSRGGWASALDTLRPGTQWLGENRLQVNAHEYPPRELSGAELVLVPITTQRIGWVAWGGTDRYALVYPCAGALADSGGRPAPASLGALLGTARAGVLVRLGSPLSTSQLVAVTGQGLGSVGRHLRVLLDAGLVERRRAGRSVLYSRTAAGQVLVEATEARNSPELGSEA from the coding sequence ATGGGCTGGTGGCAGATCAGCGCCGACACCCTGGCCGGGAGCCGGTTCGTGATCTCGCCGTTCGCCGAGGCCTTCGCGAGCCTGCGGCTGCTGCACGCGGCCGACGCGGCGCACCCCGGCGAGCGGCGGTGGCTCGACGCCCATTTGCCGGCCTACCGGCGGCGGCTGGCCCGGGACCCGGTGACCGCGCAGCTGATCCGCGCCGGGATCGGGCGGGAGTGGACGGCGGACTTCCTCTCCCCCGCCCCGCGTGACGGAGAGCCCTTCGAGCAGGAGGTCGCGCGGGTGCGGGCGGCCGACCCGGAAGCGGCCCGCGCCGACCTCACCGTCTCGCTGCGCGGCCCGGTCCCCGCGGTGCTGCACCGGGACGACCTCCCGGAGCGCGCCGCGGACCTGCTGACGTACGTCTGGACCACGGCGGTGCGGCCGTACTGGTCCCAGCGCCGGCACATCCTCGAAGCCGATGTGGTCGCACGCACCGCGCGGGTCAGCCGGGGCGGCTGGGCGAGCGCGCTGGACACACTGCGGCCGGGGACGCAGTGGCTCGGGGAGAACCGGCTCCAGGTGAACGCGCACGAATACCCGCCGCGCGAGCTGTCCGGCGCCGAGCTGGTGCTCGTGCCGATCACCACGCAGCGCATCGGCTGGGTGGCCTGGGGGGGCACGGACCGGTACGCGCTGGTCTACCCGTGCGCCGGGGCACTCGCCGACTCGGGCGGCAGGCCCGCGCCCGCGAGCCTCGGCGCGCTGCTCGGTACGGCTCGCGCCGGTGTGCTGGTCCGGCTCGGCTCGCCGCTGAGCACCAGCCAGCTGGTCGCCGTGACCGGGCAGGGGCTCGGCTCGGTCGGGCGGCACCTGCGAGTGCTGCTGGACGCCGGTCTGGTGGAGCGGCGGCGGGCGGGCAGGTCGGTGCTGTACTCGCGGACGGCGGCGGGGCAGGTTTTGGTGGAGGCCACCGAGGCCCGGAACTCACCGGAGCTAGGGTCTGAGGCATGA
- a CDS encoding TOMM precursor leader peptide-binding protein has protein sequence MQTTDAITAGPALPPTAYDDWLPALAPLARATGATVSVNLGWDLTWERDRVTRAGGPHLSVRVYDDEVMVGPLWVPDTAVGCAACAEVRERTVLDHPLVGDLTQAMRVPAGPAPLLPELLRTGLDHLAAHPLAPGEAYSVTVRGTRRHRIARSFHCPACGPSREDLTTTEAPAPRPLPSRPAVPGDATRTAASRLVEPGFLRDRLVDDRFGPVRAILRESHAPFAMSMAVVADAPAMGHGRARTFAETEPVAVLEAYERLGGYPYDIPLLTGRSYREVAGQAVDPGSLGRYTAEQLAHPTSRATPFTADTPMDWAWGHDLADGTPLLVPADHAFYQYEYAFRRDRRAARVAGAANRRHYFFDCSSGCAVGANHEEAALHSLFELAERDAFLTSWYRAEPLPHIPVGTLTDPTSRAMVELIRARGYDVHLLVATRDIGLPVVWVIAVNEKDPFPATFSSAGSGAEPESAIRGALREVAQLVTNPVDWTREQVERMVEDPWLVEELEDHVRFSSIPETRHRALAGLGGPAVTLEEAFPDWPGRLERASGGDVRGTLRYVASLFADAGLDRIVVVDQTSREHADAGIAVARAVVPGIVPMCFGHAQQRLDGLPRLRAALRGTGQEHRAIPYDPHPFP, from the coding sequence ATGCAGACCACTGATGCGATCACCGCCGGCCCGGCCCTGCCCCCGACGGCGTACGACGACTGGCTCCCCGCCCTCGCGCCCCTGGCCCGGGCCACCGGGGCCACCGTCTCCGTCAACCTCGGCTGGGACCTGACCTGGGAACGCGACCGCGTCACGCGGGCCGGCGGCCCCCACCTGTCCGTGCGGGTGTACGACGACGAGGTGATGGTGGGCCCCCTGTGGGTGCCGGACACCGCCGTCGGCTGTGCCGCCTGCGCCGAGGTGCGCGAACGCACCGTCCTCGACCACCCGCTCGTGGGCGACCTCACCCAGGCCATGCGCGTCCCGGCGGGCCCCGCACCGCTCCTGCCCGAACTCCTGCGCACCGGCCTGGACCACCTGGCCGCTCACCCCCTCGCGCCGGGCGAGGCCTACTCGGTGACGGTCCGCGGCACCCGGCGGCACCGGATCGCCCGCAGCTTCCACTGCCCGGCCTGCGGCCCCTCCCGCGAGGACCTGACGACCACCGAGGCCCCCGCGCCCCGCCCGCTCCCCTCCCGGCCCGCCGTGCCCGGGGACGCCACCCGCACCGCCGCGAGCCGTCTCGTCGAGCCCGGCTTCCTGCGGGACCGGCTCGTCGACGACCGTTTCGGGCCGGTCCGCGCGATCCTGCGCGAGTCGCACGCCCCGTTCGCGATGAGCATGGCCGTCGTCGCGGACGCCCCGGCGATGGGCCACGGCAGGGCCCGTACGTTCGCGGAGACCGAACCGGTCGCCGTCCTGGAGGCGTACGAGCGGCTCGGCGGCTACCCCTACGACATCCCCCTGCTGACCGGCCGCTCGTACCGCGAGGTCGCCGGACAGGCCGTCGACCCGGGCAGTCTCGGCCGCTACACCGCCGAGCAGCTCGCCCACCCGACCAGCAGGGCGACGCCGTTCACCGCCGACACCCCGATGGACTGGGCCTGGGGGCACGATCTGGCCGACGGCACCCCCCTGCTGGTGCCGGCCGACCATGCCTTCTACCAGTACGAGTACGCCTTTCGCCGGGACCGGCGGGCGGCGCGCGTGGCCGGCGCCGCCAACCGCCGGCACTACTTCTTCGACTGCTCCAGCGGCTGCGCGGTCGGCGCCAACCACGAAGAGGCCGCCCTGCACTCCCTCTTCGAACTGGCCGAGCGGGACGCCTTCCTGACGTCCTGGTACCGGGCGGAGCCGCTCCCCCACATCCCGGTCGGCACCCTCACCGACCCCACCAGCCGGGCCATGGTCGAGCTGATCCGGGCACGCGGCTACGACGTCCATCTCCTGGTCGCCACCCGGGACATCGGCCTGCCGGTGGTGTGGGTGATCGCCGTGAACGAGAAGGACCCCTTCCCGGCGACCTTCTCCTCCGCCGGTTCGGGCGCCGAACCCGAGTCCGCGATCCGCGGGGCGCTGCGCGAGGTCGCACAGCTGGTCACCAACCCGGTGGACTGGACGCGCGAGCAGGTCGAGCGGATGGTCGAGGATCCGTGGCTGGTGGAGGAGCTGGAGGACCACGTGCGGTTCTCCTCCATCCCCGAGACCCGGCACCGCGCCCTGGCCGGACTGGGCGGCCCGGCCGTCACCCTGGAGGAGGCGTTCCCGGACTGGCCGGGACGGCTGGAGCGCGCGTCCGGCGGTGACGTCCGGGGCACCCTCCGGTACGTGGCCTCCCTCTTCGCCGACGCCGGCCTGGACCGGATCGTCGTCGTCGACCAGACCAGCCGGGAGCACGCCGACGCCGGTATCGCGGTGGCCCGTGCCGTCGTGCCCGGCATCGTGCCGATGTGCTTCGGGCACGCCCAGCAGCGTCTGGACGGACTGCCCCGGCTGCGCGCCGCCCTGCGCGGCACGGGCCAGGAGCACCGGGCGATCCCCTACGACCCGCACCCGTTCCCGTGA
- a CDS encoding thiopeptide-type bacteriocin biosynthesis protein, with amino-acid sequence MPTTPHDWSAWHLHLGTTARGAHDRVLTDVIGPTVAELPPATPWFFIRYWQSGPHLRLRVADLSADAHAHVERALRDRLAEAGRLAPGEEPVAEEAYQQGASRLAAAGETGANTTVRALLPPGVHRAGYDPEYERYGGSALMPAAESLFHLSSELVLRLAPLVTSEARRARLALRGTLSAAVALGGPDERAHYFARGRDAWRAWARDAGHSAELLDRITTVVQDPATAGVAPDAHGPFTGWHEALTAHAAEIRRHSPVHPGMILFSHAHMLHNRLGLSLLEELRTYAWLSHVFPVPAAAPGLAPTG; translated from the coding sequence ATGCCCACCACACCGCACGACTGGAGCGCCTGGCACCTGCACCTCGGCACCACCGCCCGCGGCGCCCACGACCGCGTCCTCACGGACGTCATCGGCCCCACCGTCGCCGAACTCCCGCCCGCGACGCCCTGGTTCTTCATCCGCTACTGGCAGTCGGGCCCTCACCTGCGCCTGCGCGTCGCGGACCTGTCCGCGGACGCGCACGCGCATGTGGAGCGGGCCCTGCGCGACCGGCTCGCCGAGGCGGGCCGGCTCGCGCCCGGCGAGGAACCGGTGGCGGAGGAGGCCTACCAGCAGGGCGCGTCCCGGCTGGCCGCCGCCGGGGAGACCGGCGCCAACACCACCGTCCGGGCGCTGCTGCCGCCCGGCGTGCACCGCGCCGGCTACGACCCGGAGTACGAGCGGTACGGCGGCAGCGCCCTGATGCCGGCGGCCGAGTCCCTCTTCCACCTCTCCAGCGAACTGGTCCTGCGTCTCGCCCCGCTCGTCACCTCCGAGGCCCGCCGCGCCCGGCTCGCCCTGCGCGGCACGCTGTCCGCCGCGGTCGCCCTCGGCGGCCCGGACGAACGCGCCCACTACTTCGCGCGCGGCCGGGACGCCTGGCGGGCCTGGGCGCGCGACGCGGGTCACTCCGCCGAGCTGCTGGACCGGATCACCACGGTCGTCCAGGACCCGGCCACGGCCGGTGTCGCCCCGGACGCACACGGCCCGTTCACCGGCTGGCACGAGGCCCTGACCGCCCACGCCGCCGAGATCCGGCGGCACTCGCCGGTCCACCCCGGCATGATCCTCTTCTCGCACGCGCACATGCTCCACAACCGCCTCGGTCTGAGCCTGCTGGAGGAACTGCGTACCTACGCCTGGCTGTCCCACGTCTTCCCCGTGCCGGCGGCGGCACCGGGCCTGGCGCCCACGGGGTGA
- a CDS encoding nitroreductase family protein — protein MTAPAEPWTRRAPVDLPGPEGDSSIAREPLWYAYGAGDDAPEPPPWTWTATPPPDAHVPPPPPRPPGPATPLPPGTTDRLAALPYPWLPAPGPASPEALAHALTATFAPLRREPENPYNEHRSYASPRCLFPVHAFVGDGRDWRLLEPTRHTLTGPGTGTPGRIALTGRYTAIPRAYQWFRGSLVAIETGLVLRALSLGLELFGLPATLTPPTADGPELLRELGVEHTWEWSLPWLVELDEPQGAGREVTGFKEPPVPGGDPSLTDVVRANRAQPHGPGGAGNRATSHTQPAPVTTAVPPTLPDSPHAPTWSDLLWHRHSGRMPRALHGMDSAKCLTPLPARTLTTALAWLGVPPPHPLLAEAFDAVTVTAVVQHIDGHTPGIHRIHDGTADLLRRDPTAPAGLEANYGYGLTPVNGCGIANAPLTVFFSVRPRELFARFGPAGWSAAQHACGWAVHGLCLAAAAEGLFARPVRAFKEIQTKEVLGLGEDETIVLSAVAGVPRETGGAVLDLRT, from the coding sequence GTGACGGCCCCCGCCGAGCCCTGGACGCGGCGCGCCCCGGTCGACCTGCCGGGCCCCGAGGGCGACAGCAGCATCGCCCGCGAGCCCCTCTGGTACGCCTACGGCGCCGGCGACGACGCCCCGGAACCACCGCCGTGGACCTGGACCGCCACACCGCCGCCCGATGCCCACGTCCCGCCCCCGCCACCGCGCCCGCCGGGGCCCGCGACCCCGCTGCCGCCGGGCACCACCGACCGCCTGGCGGCCCTGCCGTACCCGTGGCTCCCGGCCCCCGGCCCGGCGTCGCCGGAGGCCCTGGCCCACGCCCTGACCGCCACGTTCGCGCCCCTGCGCCGCGAACCGGAGAACCCGTACAACGAACACCGTTCCTACGCCTCACCGCGCTGCCTGTTCCCCGTGCACGCCTTCGTCGGGGACGGCCGTGACTGGCGCCTGCTGGAGCCGACCCGCCACACCCTCACGGGCCCGGGCACGGGCACCCCCGGGCGCATCGCCCTGACCGGCCGCTACACCGCGATCCCCCGGGCGTACCAGTGGTTCCGGGGCTCGCTGGTGGCGATCGAGACGGGCCTGGTGCTGCGCGCGCTGAGCCTGGGCCTGGAGCTCTTCGGGCTGCCGGCGACGCTGACGCCGCCCACCGCGGACGGCCCGGAGCTGCTGCGCGAGCTCGGTGTGGAGCACACCTGGGAGTGGTCGCTGCCGTGGCTGGTCGAGCTGGACGAGCCGCAGGGCGCAGGTCGCGAAGTGACCGGCTTCAAGGAGCCTCCGGTCCCCGGGGGCGACCCTTCCCTCACCGACGTGGTCCGTGCCAACCGGGCTCAGCCGCACGGACCCGGGGGCGCGGGGAACCGCGCGACCAGCCACACACAGCCCGCGCCCGTCACCACAGCCGTGCCCCCCACCCTGCCCGACTCCCCCCACGCCCCCACCTGGTCGGACCTCCTCTGGCACCGCCACTCCGGCCGCATGCCCAGAGCCCTGCACGGCATGGACTCGGCCAAGTGCCTCACCCCCCTCCCCGCCCGGACCCTGACCACGGCCCTGGCCTGGCTGGGAGTCCCCCCACCGCACCCGCTCCTGGCGGAAGCCTTCGACGCGGTCACCGTCACCGCCGTCGTCCAGCACATCGACGGCCACACCCCCGGGATACACCGCATCCACGACGGCACCGCAGACCTGCTCCGGCGGGACCCCACCGCCCCCGCCGGTCTGGAGGCCAACTACGGCTACGGCCTGACGCCGGTCAACGGCTGCGGCATCGCCAACGCCCCCCTCACCGTCTTCTTCTCGGTCCGGCCCCGCGAACTGTTCGCCCGCTTCGGCCCCGCCGGCTGGAGCGCCGCCCAGCATGCCTGCGGCTGGGCGGTCCACGGCCTGTGTCTCGCCGCCGCCGCGGAGGGCCTCTTCGCGCGGCCGGTACGGGCGTTCAAGGAGATCCAGACCAAGGAGGTCCTCGGTCTGGGCGAGGACGAGACGATCGTCCTGTCGGCGGTGGCCGGGGTACCGCGCGAGACCGGGGGTGCCGTGCTGGACCTGCGTACATAA
- a CDS encoding ABC transporter permease: MTSTLPPTTTATARRAERAGRERPDERGSLALLAHQIRYEQLSFWRNPQSMVFTFVLPIVIISVFGAVFAGSESQDFFFGLSGLQYYTPAIAAVSVLGACYGQLAIVLAMRRQTGVLKRLHATPLPAWVYFAGLLVHCVVVSVVDVALVIGIGRLYGVPWPADWAALALTLVLGAASFCALGVGVASLIRNSEAAPAVVQFIQFPLVFISGSYFPIHSDVMNNIAGLLPVKPFNDAMLAPFAHQGGFQWKELAVLAAWGVVGALIAVRSFRWDPRPE, from the coding sequence ATGACCAGCACCCTGCCCCCCACGACCACCGCCACCGCACGAAGGGCCGAACGCGCCGGACGTGAACGGCCCGACGAACGGGGCTCCCTCGCCCTGCTCGCCCACCAGATCCGCTACGAGCAGCTGTCGTTCTGGCGCAACCCGCAGTCGATGGTGTTCACCTTCGTCCTGCCCATCGTGATCATCTCGGTCTTCGGGGCCGTCTTCGCCGGCAGCGAGAGCCAGGACTTCTTCTTCGGCCTGAGCGGACTGCAGTACTACACGCCGGCCATCGCGGCCGTATCCGTCCTGGGCGCCTGCTACGGCCAGTTGGCGATCGTCCTCGCCATGCGCCGCCAGACCGGCGTCCTCAAGCGGCTGCACGCCACCCCGCTGCCCGCCTGGGTGTACTTCGCGGGGCTGCTCGTGCACTGCGTCGTCGTCAGTGTCGTGGACGTGGCCCTGGTCATCGGCATCGGACGGCTGTACGGGGTGCCGTGGCCCGCCGACTGGGCGGCCCTCGCGCTCACCCTGGTGCTCGGCGCGGCCAGCTTCTGCGCCCTCGGCGTGGGCGTGGCCTCGCTGATCCGCAACTCCGAGGCGGCACCCGCGGTCGTGCAGTTCATCCAGTTCCCGCTGGTGTTCATCTCCGGCAGCTACTTCCCCATCCACTCCGACGTCATGAACAACATCGCCGGGCTGCTCCCGGTGAAGCCGTTCAACGACGCCATGCTCGCGCCGTTCGCGCACCAGGGCGGCTTCCAGTGGAAGGAACTGGCCGTGTTGGCGGCCTGGGGTGTCGTCGGCGCCCTGATCGCCGTGCGCAGCTTCCGCTGGGATCCGCGCCCCGAGTAG
- a CDS encoding FAD-dependent monooxygenase, producing MTVRPRRPRHGGDGRDAKTRKAVPEVLLGEDTGGRRLPGNSAEPSGGERPTVAVVGAGIGGLTLAGALGANGTPYVIHEQTRELAEVGAGVQLSPNAIRPLLRLGLGPALREHGVRIEAMEVRGWNGRPIARTPLGADCERMFAAPYLTIHRAHLHDALLSLVDRDRLGLGQRLSAAGERPDGTGVRLTFDDGSVREADVVVGADGIHSTVRETLRRDEPVYSGLGIYRGLVPVDALPAEARERLVRLWLGPGGHFVAYPVASGTYLSYAATVPLPSDAPPRESWSRPGDPDELRAVFGSWTGLVADIVAAVETTHQWALHDRPPLRTWSTDRITLLGDAAHPMLPFMAQGANQAIEDAMDLAACLADAPAGAIADRLARYESLRIPRTAEVQRGSRGNAGILHLPDGPAQRRRDAQMAVHAALRDRAALYAHETGRSVVPA from the coding sequence ATGACAGTGCGTCCACGTCGCCCGCGCCACGGCGGTGACGGACGTGACGCCAAGACCCGGAAGGCGGTCCCCGAGGTGCTGTTGGGCGAAGACACAGGAGGGCGGCGGCTGCCCGGGAACTCCGCGGAGCCGTCCGGCGGGGAGCGGCCGACGGTCGCCGTCGTCGGCGCGGGCATCGGCGGACTGACCCTGGCCGGCGCGCTGGGCGCGAACGGCACGCCGTACGTGATCCACGAACAGACCCGCGAACTGGCGGAGGTGGGCGCCGGCGTCCAGCTCTCCCCCAACGCGATCCGGCCGCTGCTGCGCCTCGGCCTCGGTCCGGCGCTGCGGGAGCACGGGGTGCGGATCGAGGCGATGGAGGTACGCGGCTGGAACGGGCGGCCCATCGCGCGCACGCCGCTCGGCGCCGACTGCGAGCGCATGTTCGCCGCTCCGTACCTGACGATCCACCGGGCGCATCTGCACGACGCGCTGCTCTCCCTGGTCGACCGGGACCGGCTGGGCCTCGGCCAGCGGCTGAGCGCGGCGGGCGAACGGCCGGACGGGACGGGCGTACGGCTCACATTCGACGACGGTTCGGTGCGCGAGGCGGACGTGGTGGTCGGCGCGGACGGCATCCACTCCACGGTCCGTGAGACGCTGCGCCGCGACGAGCCGGTCTACTCGGGCCTGGGTATCTACCGGGGTCTGGTTCCGGTGGACGCGCTTCCGGCCGAGGCCCGCGAGCGCCTGGTGCGGCTGTGGCTCGGGCCGGGCGGGCACTTCGTCGCCTACCCGGTCGCGTCCGGCACGTACCTCAGTTACGCCGCGACCGTGCCGCTGCCGTCCGACGCGCCGCCCCGCGAGTCCTGGTCCCGGCCCGGTGACCCCGACGAGCTGCGGGCGGTCTTCGGCTCCTGGACGGGCCTGGTCGCGGACATCGTCGCGGCCGTGGAGACGACCCACCAGTGGGCGCTGCACGACCGGCCGCCGCTGCGCACCTGGTCCACCGACCGCATCACGCTACTGGGCGACGCGGCCCACCCCATGCTCCCGTTCATGGCGCAGGGCGCCAACCAGGCGATCGAGGACGCGATGGACCTGGCGGCCTGCCTCGCCGACGCACCGGCCGGGGCGATCGCGGACCGCCTGGCCCGCTACGAGTCGCTGCGCATCCCGCGCACGGCGGAGGTCCAGCGCGGCTCCCGTGGCAACGCGGGCATCCTGCACCTCCCGGACGGCCCCGCCCAGCGTCGCAGGGACGCGCAGATGGCGGTGCACGCGGCCCTGCGGGACCGTGCGGCGCTCTACGCGCACGAGACGGGCCGCAGCGTGGTTCCGGCTTGA